A stretch of Lepisosteus oculatus isolate fLepOcu1 chromosome 11, fLepOcu1.hap2, whole genome shotgun sequence DNA encodes these proteins:
- the nhsl3 gene encoding NHS-like protein 3 isoform X1 → MSARSSGDLVPKDISDILARESKAHKSKKHRGGSLSRAFSWLKGKKKKKSPSGAQVRGGKGGDAKGKQHPPGDPTAKAAPKPEDDGKLTVHFKASALFQENVFIEGSRPQYLEDLHSEAQEGLKSLQLEENEKENGLHHRDDQSISSSMTLQPESEAVYRNRKGSLESTSTTADTVSAVSTRSALVRAGSTFKPCNNPKKPEKTKKRSRRTTIMGIPQHVQKELGIDRGSRIHHSVDGPVSFQLANGGDGSVVIPTIDGEVHAANHEGARVHLQAIEASEEKLLKRHIMAVYKDDLALNQKVGPRFSPIQRPKSLAVPGMTTHSVMHEPPSPVMSMSPQATYMSKIIPNAILPALVDVIEINRSRSRSSVRTVSKSSLVTASPASTRSSMRSSARNFNTHDLSSNSSNWSHSQSSETIVSNSSTISSKGSAKKSRAQNGTEECLPKKEKCDRMSVNSSVSWASASCSLAAKHSGGSTSPAPSTSSMVECSDTASIQSDRSFNRNLSVMKMKRPPAPPRRTYSLHQDKLKLEHQVDEVFSPGSPSSAHSGSPAYSADCSSPDDSRSPEAASPLAEDQRAARIAVLKERPGSNDSSPQKLHSLGSKFERTLSPSSGYSSQSGTPTLSTKEIAVSPSSPGRQKTRPAKPERTGSRLSPGISVSSSLTSLSSATSEAVHQETSTNAQLVQPKPSSPVVSENAEAIASPAVVKLKEMFEIPPPPKVKAPSPPPPETWVNKMRTFEILYGHSVITNRFATKQKQQQQESPREVCSVEEPGSPTQAKNETQAVEKTELSSAQQECPGQSKMESPPLQKLESPSQSKKELPAAPKQESPPAQKKEPPPVMKKSSPAVHKKESVPLVQKSPLLQNKEISQEEKKQNLPLEKTMTPTPVAQYLAAPAPAKVGPSPPPSPPPAHHPPPPPAKKTPTSSVSSLPPEALLETPGPESTWPPPPPPLDEPVAIVVTQDELDFSFPPPPPPVSQEAFPEIGSSPAMPESSNHLLASETITGSVTVQPEETNTVTTTAVIEAAPTDSKEESAMLLRSVSELQKAEVIPQAPTLSLAKIKPSEPPQTVSPPAASASDQSSSKVQAQPSQENPPEAACTPLASSTIAPAPPPTAPPAPLLALEKQAPGNFRKQPSLSSHESKNKELLSRSKSMPPPKEDASIPLVTPSLLQMVRLRSVNVGGDQAKAPEEETKSSDGNGLSQDQSQSQNQSVPQKPIRKSLSLKSPPASAPSPSMRLQEAIRMKTAAMSSKDGYQARLGLRSSSSSTASNEPGGSSPRSPEEGALHKSPASTASFIFSKSTKKVVIETPSSPEAQTDLKKNLVAELMSVSSPTKTATSPPPFSGKPATQKKPGKVPPPVARKPSHVSNNPVKPASPTTKTENSLSEQQTLSTAEGELKGPDTHEQIESVQPAGQQALPKEKTESASNPETGNPVTSSTS, encoded by the exons CCGCGCCCAAGCCAGAGGACGATGGCAAGCTCACGGTCCACTTCAAGGCATCGGCGCTCTTCCAGGAGAACGTGTTCATCGAAGGCAGCCGGCCGCAGTACCTGGAGGACCTGCACAGCGAGGCGCAGGAGGGGCTGAAGAGTCTCCAGCTGGAAG AAAACGAAAAGGAAAACGGACTGCACCACCGGGATGACCAAAGTATCAGC TCCTCTATGACCCTACAGCCCGAGTCTGAGGCCGTGTACAGGAACAGGAAAGGATCATTAGAGTCCACAAGCACAACAGCAGACACCGTATCAGCTGTATCAACACGCTCTGCACTGGTGCGCGCAG GCTCTACCTTCAAGCCATGCAATAACCCTAAAAAGCCAGAAAAGACCAAAAAGAGAAGCCGAAGGACCACTATAATGGGAATACCACAACATGTCCAAAAGGAactag GGATTGATAGAGGCTCAAGAATACACCACAGTGTAGATGGCCCAGTCTCATTCCAGCTGGCAAACGGAGGCGATGGTTCTGTGGTTATACCAACCATTGATGGAGAAGTGCACGCAGCTAATCATGAGGGCGCCAGGGTCCACCTGCAGGCTATTGAAGCCAGCGAAGAGAAGCTCCTGAAGCGTCACATAATGGCAGTTTACAAAGATGACCTGGCCTTGAACCAGAAAGTTGGCCCCAGGTTCTCTCCCATACAGAGGCCGAAATCCCTGGCTGTGCCGGGAATGACCACGCACAGTGTTATGCACGAGCCTCCAAGCCCCGTGATGTCCATGTCGCCCCAGGCTACTTACATGTCCAAGATCATACCCAACGCCATCCTGCCTGCCTTGGTGGATGTCATAGAGATTAACAGAAGCCGCAGCAGGAGCAGCGTTCGCACCGTCAGCAAGAGCAGCCTGGTGACGGCCAGCCCAGCCTCCACCCGGTCCAGTATGCGTTCATCTGCCCGCAACTTCAACACGCACGACCTCTCCTCCAACAGCTCCAACTGGAGCCACTCCCAGTCTTCCGAGACCATCGTGTCCAACTCCTCCACCATTTCCTCAAAGGGCAGCGCCAAGAAATCCCGGGCCCAGAATGGTACGGAAGAATGCCTTCCCAAGAAGGAGAAGTGCGACCGGATGAGCGTCAATAGCTCGGTCAGCTGGGCGAGCGCCTCCTGCAGCCTGGCCGCCAAGCACAGTGGAGGCTCTACGTCCCCGGCTCCTAGCACGAGCAGCATGGTGGAATGCTCCGACACCGCCAGCATCCAAAGTGACCGCTCCTTCAACCGGAACTTATCGGTGATGAAGATGAAAAGGCCCCCTGCCCCCCCAAGGAGGACATATTCCCTGCACCAGGACAAGctgaaactggagcaccaggtGGACGAGGTTTTCTCACCGGGTTCCCCCAGCAGTGCCCATTCTGGGAGTCCGGCTTATTCTGCAGACTGCAGCTCTCCAGATGATTCCAGATCTCCTGAGGCGGCCAGCCCACTCGCTGAAGACCAGAGGGCAGCTAGAATCGCTGTACTGAAGGAGAGGCCGGGTTCGAATGACTCTTCCCCACAGAAACTACACTCCCTTGGGAGCAAGTTTGAGAGGACCTTGTCTCCTTCCAGCGGCTACTCCAGCCAGAGTGGCACCCCCACTCTCTCCACCAAAGAGATAGCTGTTTCACCTTCTTCACCAGGCAGGCAGAAAACCAGGCCAGCAAAACCAGAGAGAACTGGCTCCCGGTTGTCTCCTGGCATTTCCGTCTCCTCCTCATTGACCTCTCTGTCATCGGCAACATCAGAGGCTGTTCACCAAGAGACTTCGACCAATGCTCAGCTTGTGCAGCCTAAACCTTCTTCTCCCGTTGTGTCCGAGAATGCTGAAGCAATCGCCTCACCTGCCGTAGTGAAGCTCAAAGAGATGTTTGAAATTCCACCACCGCCAAAGGTGAAAgcaccttctcctcctcctcctgagaCATGGGTCAACAAAATGCGGACCTTTGAGATATTGTATGGCCATAGTGTCATTACAAATAGATTTGCTAccaagcagaagcagcagcagcaggaatcGCCGAGGGAGGTTTGCTCAGTGGAGGAGCCAGGAAGTCCAACACAAGCGAAGAACGAGACTCAAGCAGTAGAGAAAACTGAACTTTCATCTGCCCAGCAAGAGTGTCCAGGACAAAGCAAGATGGAGTCTCCCCCTCTGCAGAAACTGGAGAGCCCATCCCAAAGTAAGAAAGAGCTACCAGCAGCACCTAAGCAGGAAAGTCCACCAGCTCAAAAGAAGGAGCCCCCTCCAGTAATGAAAAAGAGCAGCCCAGCTGTGCATAAGAAGGAATCTGTGCCATTGGTTCAGAAGAGTCCATTACTACAGAACAAGGAGATTTCACAAGAGGAGAAGAAGCAGAACCTTCCCCTTGAGAAGACGATGACCCCAACACCAGTTGCACAGTACCTTGCAGCTCCAGCTCCAGCAAAAGTAGGCCCTTCGCCACCCCCTTCTCCTCCCCCTGCTCATcatccacccccaccccctgccAAGAAGACCCCTACCTCATCTGTTTCTTCCCTCCCACCTGAGGCTCTCCTGGAGACCCCCGGACCCGAATCCACATGGCCACCTCCTCCCCCTCCATTGGACGAACCGGTAGCCATCGTGGTTACGCAGGATGAGCTGGACTTCTCCTTCCCCCCACCACCTCCTCCTGTTTCTCAGGAAGCTTTCCCAGAAATAGGGAGTTCCCCTGCTATGCCCGAGAGCTCCAATCATTTGTTGGCTTCAGAAACAATTACAGGTTCTGTAACAGTACAGCCTGAGGAAACAAATACAGTTACCACCACAGCAGTAATAGAAGCAGCACCTACAGATTCAAAGGAGGAATCTGCGATGTTGCTGCGTTCAGTGTCAGAGCTGCAGAAGGCTGAGGTAATTCCTCAAGCACCCACTTTGTCATTGGCCAAAATCAAACCCAGTGAACCTCCTCAGACAGTTTCCCCTCCAGCAGCTTCTGCATCTGATCAGTCTTCTTCTAAGGTCCAAGCTCAGCCTTCTCAAGAAAATCCTCCAGAAGCTGCCTGTACACCACTGGCTTCTTCTACAATCGCACCTGCACCCCCACCAACTGCTCCTCCGGCTCCTCTCCTGGCTCTAGAAAAGCAGGCCCCTGGAAACTTCAGGAAGCAGCCAAGCCTGTCAAGTCATGAGAGTAAGAACAAGGAGCTGCTTTCACGGAGCAAAAGCATGCCCCCACCCAAAGAGGACGCCAGCATCCCTCTGGTGACGCCGTCCCTTCTGCAGATGGTACGTTTGCGATCTGTCAATGTGGGAGGTGACCAAGCCAAGGCCCCCGAGGAGGAAACCAAATCGAGTGATGGAAACGGATTGAGCCAGGACCAGAGCCAGTCCCAGAATCAGAGCGTACCCCAAAAGCCGATCCGCAAATCTCTTTCTCTAAAGTCTCCACCTGCTTCTGCGCCTTCGCCTTCCATGAGACTCCAAGAAGCCATTCGCATGAAGACGGCCGCCATGTCTTCCAAAGATGGATACCAGGCCAGACTCGGCCTACGGtcatcctcctcttccacagCCAGCAATGAACCGGGGGGATCTTCCCCAAGGTCCCCAGAGGAGGGAGCCCTTCACAAATCTCCAGCCTCCACTGCCAGCTTCATCTTCTCCAAGAGCACAAAGAAAGTTGTCATCGAGACGCCCTCGTCGCCAGAGGCTCAGACCGATCTCAAGAAGAACCTAGTGGCAGAGCTCATGTCGGTCTCCAGCCCCACTAAAACGGCGACAAGCCCCCCACCGTTCAGCGGCAAACCAGCAACTCAGAAGAAACCAGGCAAAGTGCCACCCCCTGTGGCCAGAAAGCCATCACATGTATCAAACAACCCAGTCAAGCCCGCAAGCCCAACAACAAAGACGGAGAACTCTCTGAGTGAGCAGCAGACTTTGTCCACTGCAGAAGGGGAGCTGAAGGGGCCAGACACACACGAGCAGATAGAGAGCGTGCAACCTGCTGGCCAGCAAGCACTACCAAAGGAGAAAACGGAATCTGcaa GCAATCCAGAAACTGGAAACCCGGTGACATCTTCCACTTCATGA